In a single window of the Dromaius novaehollandiae isolate bDroNov1 chromosome 17, bDroNov1.hap1, whole genome shotgun sequence genome:
- the MPHOSPH9 gene encoding M-phase phosphoprotein 9 isoform X4 yields MGLRSEIFEENECIVNQLKFNEAESQPNASALHQECFANGVSVSSGYGTLSASELNPDKSTDTSKCTDYMEKTSQGQGDAAVLRRDAVVASVQNKRELLPNKTEENCPSGRNDVLVFPAEFEHKVNEAQCRKTNSKTLTSWAQKLKQNQPKRINAEEVHVNSMQGNEQAKKLMPENTNLTAAALPSYTFYLNQPNESPNSLVSEASGLSYWKLDEKEMYHSLPENFRSEFTDIFSAKVSPDQLSSADEVKPSSLKDIYHKRQKENKQLSDWNFMSSSQSSHPPEILTLDPTLHMKPGQQTPGHYFFNIPEETVPFSPDSMAEPRLSSHCDTDSFSQTSNSSQLGGSPEYPASSRPVHLDSWKNRTFQNEDKTSCPFPMAYADASNDILVNTEEEETLTLTPSSITHCADNSLPRYSLSVTSFEDPVILSKIRQNLREKHARHIADLRAYYDAEIHSLKQQLEASHKTASSEDLKKINQNLADRCDQLDAALNEASVRMRALENNNNMLEKQVTDWRERFYAVSSTSKVLQERIEEMRTSNKEKDNTISRLKSRLKDLEEAFEKAYKLSDNKDTRLKEENKMFQNLLGEYDSLGKEHERVKDTLNATENKLLDANTQISDLKRTISKLEAQLKQVEHENTLKLRHITESRLGTSCANKVVTPDVSRRKWLIPGAEYSIFTGQPLEIQESPKDNRLEETYIPSRHHSPPEKDPSQEDSSTGTIEKKENEMPETPMIKAFKELEGKAFKDWGTQTEKEDTSAKTSNRRQTVGFDETSFVANRSPEKAKEQQRPKRYSSPCGQRSSSLPPSNRKSNTPTTREIMLAPVSVTYSPKRSPKENLSPGFSHLLSKNENTVTRFDILLDDLETVPTSTVQHSNPRKRLQFISLDDVEGRHHSGVRQSSCAESFNNGTKKTTAWDERSVAQKLSPCERDVKYTARIKTLAETEQLFDELTQEKQQIEAALSRIPCSGGRMTLQARLNQEALEDRLERINRDLGSIRMTLKRFHVLRTSANL; encoded by the exons ATGGGGTTGCGTTCtgaaatttttgaagaaaatgagtGCATTGTCAATCAGCTCAAATTTAATGAAGCGGAAAGTCAGCCAAATGCATCTGCTTTGCATCAGGAATGTTTTGCAAATGGTGTTTCAGTGAGTAGTGGGTATGGTACCCTTTCTGCTTCCGAACTGAACCCTGACAAATCTACCGACACTAGCAAGTGCACAGACTACATGGAGAAAACTTCACAAGGACAGGGTGATGCAGCAGTATTGCGGAGAGATGCGGTCGTAGCCAGTGTTCAAAATAAAAGAGAACTTTTACCgaacaaaacagaggaaaattgTCCATCGGGAAGGAATGATGTTTTAGTTTTTCCTGCTGAATTCGAACATAAGGTTAATGAAGCTCAATGTAGAAAAACAAACAG TAAAACTTTAACATCATGGGCACAGAAAttgaaacaaaaccaaccaaaaagAATAAATGCGGAAGAAGTACATGTGAACTCTATGCAAGGAAATGAGCAAGCGAAGAAATTAATGCCTGAGAAT ACAAAtcttactgctgctgctttgccatCTTACACTTTTTACCTCAATCAACCAAATGAAAGTCCGAATTCCTTAGTGTCTGAAGCTTCAG GACTTTCATACTGGAAACTGGATGAAAAGGAGATGTATCACTCTTTACCTGAAAACTTCAGAAGTGAATTCACTGATATTTTCTCCGCAAAAGTATCACCAGATCAG TTGTCTTCTGCTGATGAAGTAAAGCCATCGTCATTGAAGGATATTTATCataaaaggcaaaaggaaaataagcagCTGTCAGACTGGAATTTTATGTCGTCTTCCCAGTCAAGTCACCCACCAGAG ATCTTGACGTTGGACCCAACCCTGCATATGAAACCAGGTCAGCAGACTCCAGGacattattttttcaatattCCTGAAGAGACAGTTCCTTTTTCTCCAGACTCTATGGCAGAGCCCAGATTATCAAGTCATTGTGATACAGACTCTTTTTCACAGACAAGTAATTCATCTCAGCTAGGTGGTAGTCCAGAATATCCTGCTAGCAGCAGACCCGTGCATTTGGACTCCTGGAAAAATCGCACATTCCAAAATGAAGACAAGACCAGCTGTCCTTTTCCAATGGCATATGCTGATGCTAGTAATGATATTTTAGTCaacactgaggaggaagaaacattGACTTTAACTCCATCCTCTATTACTCATTGTGCTGACAACAGTTTACCAAGATATAGTCTTTCAGTGACATCTTTTGAAGATCCTGTGATATTATCCaa gattaGGCAGAACTTAAGGGAAAAACATGCTCGACACATAGCTGATCTACGAGCTTACTATGATGCCGAGATACATAGCTTAAAACAGCAGCTAGAGGCAAGCCATAAAACTGCTTCCTCTGAAGATTTGAAGAAAATCAATCAAAATCTTGCTGACAG gtgTGACCAGTTAGATGCAGCTCTGAATGAAGCAAGTGTTCGCATGAGAGCCCTTGAAAATAACAATAATATGCTAGAAAAGCAAGTG acAGATTGGAGAGAACGCTTTTATGCAGTCAGTAGTACTTCCAAAGTTTTGCAAGAACGTATCGAAGAAATGCGCACAAGTAATAAAGAGAAGGATAACACTATAAGTCGACTAAAATCAAGGCTTAAAGATCTAGAGGAAGCATTTGAAAAAGCTTACAAATTGTCTGATAATAAAGATACAAggctaaaagaagaaaataaaatgtttcagaat ctTTTAGGAGAATATGACTCCCTTGGAAAAGAACATGAAAGAGTAAAG GATACGTTAAATGCAACTGAAAACAAATTGCTTGATGCAAACACCCAGATCTCTGATTTGAAAAG AACAATTTCAAAACTTGAAGCTCAGCTTAAGCAGGTAGAACATGAAAATACGTTGAAACTTCGTCATATTACTGAAAGTCGTTTAGGAACCTCTTGTGCCAA CAAGGTGGTAACTCCTGATGTGAGCAGGCGGAAGTGGTTGATACCAGGAGCGGAGTATTCAATCTTCACTGGCCAGCCTTTGGAAATCCAGGAAAGCCCCAAAGACAACAGACTAGAAGAAACCTATATTCCTTCTAG GCACCATTCTCCTCCTGAAAAGGACCCTTCACAAGAAGACTCTTCAACAGGCACGAtagagaagaaggaaaatgagatgCCAGAAACACCAATGATTAAAGCGTTTAAAGAACTTGAAGGAAAAGCATTTAAAGATTGGGGtacacagacagaaaaagaagacaCATCAGcta aaacatCGAATCGACGTCAAACTGTTGGGTTTGATGAAACTTCTTTTGTTGCTAATCGGTCCCCAGAGAAAGCTAAAGAACAGCAAAGACCAAAACGATACAGCTCCCCTTGCGGTCAGAGGTCATCCTCTCTTCCCCCTTCAAACAGGAAATCAAACACTCCAA CAACAAGAGAGATAATGTTGGCCCCAGTGTCTGTGACATACAGCCCAAAACGATCTCCAAAAGAGAACCTCTCTCCTGGATTTAGTCATTTGCTtagcaaaaatgaaaacacagtgaCAAG ATTTGATATCCTTCTGGATGACCTGGAAACTGTTCCTACATCTACTGTACAGCATAGCAATCCAAGAAAAAGGCTCCAGTTTATCTCACTAGATGATGTAGAAG GAAGGCATCATTCAGGTGTCAGACAGAGCTCTTGTGCCGAATCCTTCAATAACGGAACGAAGAAAACGACAGCTTGGGATGAGAGGAGCGTAGCACAGAAATTATCTCCTTGCGAGAGAGACGTCAAGTACACAGCAAGGATTAAGACTCTGGCTGAAACAGAGCAACTTTTTGATGAGCTCACTCAGGAAAAGCAACAG ATTGAGGCTGCATTGAGTCGAATACCTTGTTCTGGGGGAAGAATGACCTTGCAAGCAAGACTAAATCAG GAAGCCCTGGAAGATCGCTTGGAAAGGATTAATAGAGATTTGGGATCGATACGCATGACTCTAAAAAGATTTCATGTTTTACGTACCTCTGCAAATCTCTGA
- the MPHOSPH9 gene encoding M-phase phosphoprotein 9 isoform X2, whose product MESCELVNVVQEIPSASADADVRNTHNSVFNLNSNRSPSPNPNGVSGYSGNTRSSLTPGSVEVLASFMQDIQNIGSADSETVKSCETRWLQLFRLVEKQCQEQIVAQQEQFHHQIQLIQNEIRELVKLQASNWGAGKSRSLPAKLTDTFSSLESQMGLRSEIFEENECIVNQLKFNEAESQPNASALHQECFANGVSVSSGYGTLSASELNPDKSTDTSKCTDYMEKTSQGQGDAAVLRRDAVVASVQNKRELLPNKTEENCPSGRNDVLVFPAEFEHKVNEAQCRKTNSKTLTSWAQKLKQNQPKRINAEEVHVNSMQGNEQAKKLMPENTNLTAAALPSYTFYLNQPNESPNSLVSEASGLSYWKLDEKEMYHSLPENFRSEFTDIFSAKVSPDQLSSADEVKPSSLKDIYHKRQKENKQLSDWNFMSSSQSSHPPEILTLDPTLHMKPGQQTPGHYFFNIPEETVPFSPDSMAEPRLSSHCDTDSFSQTSNSSQLGGSPEYPASSRPVHLDSWKNRTFQNEDKTSCPFPMAYADASNDILVNTEEEETLTLTPSSITHCADNSLPRYSLSVTSFEDPVILSKIRQNLREKHARHIADLRAYYDAEIHSLKQQLEASHKTASSEDLKKINQNLADRCDQLDAALNEASVRMRALENNNNMLEKQVTDWRERFYAVSSTSKVLQERIEEMRTSNKEKDNTISRLKSRLKDLEEAFEKAYKLSDNKDTRLKEENKMFQNLLGEYDSLGKEHERVKDTLNATENKLLDANTQISDLKRTISKLEAQLKQVEHENTLKLRHITESRLGTSCANKVVTPDVSRRKWLIPGAEYSIFTGQPLEIQESPKDNRLEETYIPSRHHSPPEKDPSQEDSSTGTIEKKENEMPETPMIKAFKELEGKAFKDWGTQTEKEDTSAKTSNRRQTVGFDETSFVANRSPEKAKEQQRPKRYSSPCGQRSSSLPPSNRKSNTPTTREIMLAPVSVTYSPKRSPKENLSPGFSHLLSKNENTVTRFDILLDDLETVPTSTVQHSNPRKRLQFISLDDVEGRHHSGVRQSSCAESFNNGTKKTTAWDERSVAQKLSPCERDVKYTARIKTLAETEQLFDELTQEKQQIEAALSRIPCSGGRMTLQARLNQEALEDRLERINRDLGSIRMTLKRFHVLRTSANL is encoded by the exons ATGGAAAGCTGTGAGTTGGTGAACGTTGTACAAGAAATCCCTTCAGCTTCTGCAGACGCTGATGTCAGAAATACCCACAACTCTGTCTTTAACTTGAATTCTAACAG AAGTCCCTCACCCAATCCCAATGGAGTTTCTGGTTACTCAGGGAATACCAGGTCCTCATTAACACCTGGTTCTGTTGAAGTGCTCGCCTCCTTTATGCAAGATATCCAGAACATTGGAAGTGCTGACTCAGAAACTGTGAAGAGCTGTGAG ACGAGGTGGCTACAGTTATTCAGACTGGTAGAAAAACAATGTCAAGAACAAATAGTTGCCCAGCAAGAGCAGTTCCACCATCAAATTCAA cTGATTCAGAATGAGATAAGGGAGTTAGTGAAACTGCAGGCCAGCAATTGGGGTGCCGGCAAGAGCAGAAGTTTGCCTGCCAAACTTACAGACACTTTTTCTTCATTAGAAAGTCAAATGGGGTTGCGTTCtgaaatttttgaagaaaatgagtGCATTGTCAATCAGCTCAAATTTAATGAAGCGGAAAGTCAGCCAAATGCATCTGCTTTGCATCAGGAATGTTTTGCAAATGGTGTTTCAGTGAGTAGTGGGTATGGTACCCTTTCTGCTTCCGAACTGAACCCTGACAAATCTACCGACACTAGCAAGTGCACAGACTACATGGAGAAAACTTCACAAGGACAGGGTGATGCAGCAGTATTGCGGAGAGATGCGGTCGTAGCCAGTGTTCAAAATAAAAGAGAACTTTTACCgaacaaaacagaggaaaattgTCCATCGGGAAGGAATGATGTTTTAGTTTTTCCTGCTGAATTCGAACATAAGGTTAATGAAGCTCAATGTAGAAAAACAAACAG TAAAACTTTAACATCATGGGCACAGAAAttgaaacaaaaccaaccaaaaagAATAAATGCGGAAGAAGTACATGTGAACTCTATGCAAGGAAATGAGCAAGCGAAGAAATTAATGCCTGAGAAT ACAAAtcttactgctgctgctttgccatCTTACACTTTTTACCTCAATCAACCAAATGAAAGTCCGAATTCCTTAGTGTCTGAAGCTTCAG GACTTTCATACTGGAAACTGGATGAAAAGGAGATGTATCACTCTTTACCTGAAAACTTCAGAAGTGAATTCACTGATATTTTCTCCGCAAAAGTATCACCAGATCAG TTGTCTTCTGCTGATGAAGTAAAGCCATCGTCATTGAAGGATATTTATCataaaaggcaaaaggaaaataagcagCTGTCAGACTGGAATTTTATGTCGTCTTCCCAGTCAAGTCACCCACCAGAG ATCTTGACGTTGGACCCAACCCTGCATATGAAACCAGGTCAGCAGACTCCAGGacattattttttcaatattCCTGAAGAGACAGTTCCTTTTTCTCCAGACTCTATGGCAGAGCCCAGATTATCAAGTCATTGTGATACAGACTCTTTTTCACAGACAAGTAATTCATCTCAGCTAGGTGGTAGTCCAGAATATCCTGCTAGCAGCAGACCCGTGCATTTGGACTCCTGGAAAAATCGCACATTCCAAAATGAAGACAAGACCAGCTGTCCTTTTCCAATGGCATATGCTGATGCTAGTAATGATATTTTAGTCaacactgaggaggaagaaacattGACTTTAACTCCATCCTCTATTACTCATTGTGCTGACAACAGTTTACCAAGATATAGTCTTTCAGTGACATCTTTTGAAGATCCTGTGATATTATCCaa gattaGGCAGAACTTAAGGGAAAAACATGCTCGACACATAGCTGATCTACGAGCTTACTATGATGCCGAGATACATAGCTTAAAACAGCAGCTAGAGGCAAGCCATAAAACTGCTTCCTCTGAAGATTTGAAGAAAATCAATCAAAATCTTGCTGACAG gtgTGACCAGTTAGATGCAGCTCTGAATGAAGCAAGTGTTCGCATGAGAGCCCTTGAAAATAACAATAATATGCTAGAAAAGCAAGTG acAGATTGGAGAGAACGCTTTTATGCAGTCAGTAGTACTTCCAAAGTTTTGCAAGAACGTATCGAAGAAATGCGCACAAGTAATAAAGAGAAGGATAACACTATAAGTCGACTAAAATCAAGGCTTAAAGATCTAGAGGAAGCATTTGAAAAAGCTTACAAATTGTCTGATAATAAAGATACAAggctaaaagaagaaaataaaatgtttcagaat ctTTTAGGAGAATATGACTCCCTTGGAAAAGAACATGAAAGAGTAAAG GATACGTTAAATGCAACTGAAAACAAATTGCTTGATGCAAACACCCAGATCTCTGATTTGAAAAG AACAATTTCAAAACTTGAAGCTCAGCTTAAGCAGGTAGAACATGAAAATACGTTGAAACTTCGTCATATTACTGAAAGTCGTTTAGGAACCTCTTGTGCCAA CAAGGTGGTAACTCCTGATGTGAGCAGGCGGAAGTGGTTGATACCAGGAGCGGAGTATTCAATCTTCACTGGCCAGCCTTTGGAAATCCAGGAAAGCCCCAAAGACAACAGACTAGAAGAAACCTATATTCCTTCTAG GCACCATTCTCCTCCTGAAAAGGACCCTTCACAAGAAGACTCTTCAACAGGCACGAtagagaagaaggaaaatgagatgCCAGAAACACCAATGATTAAAGCGTTTAAAGAACTTGAAGGAAAAGCATTTAAAGATTGGGGtacacagacagaaaaagaagacaCATCAGcta aaacatCGAATCGACGTCAAACTGTTGGGTTTGATGAAACTTCTTTTGTTGCTAATCGGTCCCCAGAGAAAGCTAAAGAACAGCAAAGACCAAAACGATACAGCTCCCCTTGCGGTCAGAGGTCATCCTCTCTTCCCCCTTCAAACAGGAAATCAAACACTCCAA CAACAAGAGAGATAATGTTGGCCCCAGTGTCTGTGACATACAGCCCAAAACGATCTCCAAAAGAGAACCTCTCTCCTGGATTTAGTCATTTGCTtagcaaaaatgaaaacacagtgaCAAG ATTTGATATCCTTCTGGATGACCTGGAAACTGTTCCTACATCTACTGTACAGCATAGCAATCCAAGAAAAAGGCTCCAGTTTATCTCACTAGATGATGTAGAAG GAAGGCATCATTCAGGTGTCAGACAGAGCTCTTGTGCCGAATCCTTCAATAACGGAACGAAGAAAACGACAGCTTGGGATGAGAGGAGCGTAGCACAGAAATTATCTCCTTGCGAGAGAGACGTCAAGTACACAGCAAGGATTAAGACTCTGGCTGAAACAGAGCAACTTTTTGATGAGCTCACTCAGGAAAAGCAACAG ATTGAGGCTGCATTGAGTCGAATACCTTGTTCTGGGGGAAGAATGACCTTGCAAGCAAGACTAAATCAG GAAGCCCTGGAAGATCGCTTGGAAAGGATTAATAGAGATTTGGGATCGATACGCATGACTCTAAAAAGATTTCATGTTTTACGTACCTCTGCAAATCTCTGA
- the MPHOSPH9 gene encoding M-phase phosphoprotein 9 isoform X1 has translation MESCELVNVVQEIPSASADADVRNTHNSVFNLNSNSRSPSPNPNGVSGYSGNTRSSLTPGSVEVLASFMQDIQNIGSADSETVKSCETRWLQLFRLVEKQCQEQIVAQQEQFHHQIQLIQNEIRELVKLQASNWGAGKSRSLPAKLTDTFSSLESQMGLRSEIFEENECIVNQLKFNEAESQPNASALHQECFANGVSVSSGYGTLSASELNPDKSTDTSKCTDYMEKTSQGQGDAAVLRRDAVVASVQNKRELLPNKTEENCPSGRNDVLVFPAEFEHKVNEAQCRKTNSKTLTSWAQKLKQNQPKRINAEEVHVNSMQGNEQAKKLMPENTNLTAAALPSYTFYLNQPNESPNSLVSEASGLSYWKLDEKEMYHSLPENFRSEFTDIFSAKVSPDQLSSADEVKPSSLKDIYHKRQKENKQLSDWNFMSSSQSSHPPEILTLDPTLHMKPGQQTPGHYFFNIPEETVPFSPDSMAEPRLSSHCDTDSFSQTSNSSQLGGSPEYPASSRPVHLDSWKNRTFQNEDKTSCPFPMAYADASNDILVNTEEEETLTLTPSSITHCADNSLPRYSLSVTSFEDPVILSKIRQNLREKHARHIADLRAYYDAEIHSLKQQLEASHKTASSEDLKKINQNLADRCDQLDAALNEASVRMRALENNNNMLEKQVTDWRERFYAVSSTSKVLQERIEEMRTSNKEKDNTISRLKSRLKDLEEAFEKAYKLSDNKDTRLKEENKMFQNLLGEYDSLGKEHERVKDTLNATENKLLDANTQISDLKRTISKLEAQLKQVEHENTLKLRHITESRLGTSCANKVVTPDVSRRKWLIPGAEYSIFTGQPLEIQESPKDNRLEETYIPSRHHSPPEKDPSQEDSSTGTIEKKENEMPETPMIKAFKELEGKAFKDWGTQTEKEDTSAKTSNRRQTVGFDETSFVANRSPEKAKEQQRPKRYSSPCGQRSSSLPPSNRKSNTPTTREIMLAPVSVTYSPKRSPKENLSPGFSHLLSKNENTVTRFDILLDDLETVPTSTVQHSNPRKRLQFISLDDVEGRHHSGVRQSSCAESFNNGTKKTTAWDERSVAQKLSPCERDVKYTARIKTLAETEQLFDELTQEKQQIEAALSRIPCSGGRMTLQARLNQEALEDRLERINRDLGSIRMTLKRFHVLRTSANL, from the exons ATGGAAAGCTGTGAGTTGGTGAACGTTGTACAAGAAATCCCTTCAGCTTCTGCAGACGCTGATGTCAGAAATACCCACAACTCTGTCTTTAACTTGAATTCTAACAG TAGAAGTCCCTCACCCAATCCCAATGGAGTTTCTGGTTACTCAGGGAATACCAGGTCCTCATTAACACCTGGTTCTGTTGAAGTGCTCGCCTCCTTTATGCAAGATATCCAGAACATTGGAAGTGCTGACTCAGAAACTGTGAAGAGCTGTGAG ACGAGGTGGCTACAGTTATTCAGACTGGTAGAAAAACAATGTCAAGAACAAATAGTTGCCCAGCAAGAGCAGTTCCACCATCAAATTCAA cTGATTCAGAATGAGATAAGGGAGTTAGTGAAACTGCAGGCCAGCAATTGGGGTGCCGGCAAGAGCAGAAGTTTGCCTGCCAAACTTACAGACACTTTTTCTTCATTAGAAAGTCAAATGGGGTTGCGTTCtgaaatttttgaagaaaatgagtGCATTGTCAATCAGCTCAAATTTAATGAAGCGGAAAGTCAGCCAAATGCATCTGCTTTGCATCAGGAATGTTTTGCAAATGGTGTTTCAGTGAGTAGTGGGTATGGTACCCTTTCTGCTTCCGAACTGAACCCTGACAAATCTACCGACACTAGCAAGTGCACAGACTACATGGAGAAAACTTCACAAGGACAGGGTGATGCAGCAGTATTGCGGAGAGATGCGGTCGTAGCCAGTGTTCAAAATAAAAGAGAACTTTTACCgaacaaaacagaggaaaattgTCCATCGGGAAGGAATGATGTTTTAGTTTTTCCTGCTGAATTCGAACATAAGGTTAATGAAGCTCAATGTAGAAAAACAAACAG TAAAACTTTAACATCATGGGCACAGAAAttgaaacaaaaccaaccaaaaagAATAAATGCGGAAGAAGTACATGTGAACTCTATGCAAGGAAATGAGCAAGCGAAGAAATTAATGCCTGAGAAT ACAAAtcttactgctgctgctttgccatCTTACACTTTTTACCTCAATCAACCAAATGAAAGTCCGAATTCCTTAGTGTCTGAAGCTTCAG GACTTTCATACTGGAAACTGGATGAAAAGGAGATGTATCACTCTTTACCTGAAAACTTCAGAAGTGAATTCACTGATATTTTCTCCGCAAAAGTATCACCAGATCAG TTGTCTTCTGCTGATGAAGTAAAGCCATCGTCATTGAAGGATATTTATCataaaaggcaaaaggaaaataagcagCTGTCAGACTGGAATTTTATGTCGTCTTCCCAGTCAAGTCACCCACCAGAG ATCTTGACGTTGGACCCAACCCTGCATATGAAACCAGGTCAGCAGACTCCAGGacattattttttcaatattCCTGAAGAGACAGTTCCTTTTTCTCCAGACTCTATGGCAGAGCCCAGATTATCAAGTCATTGTGATACAGACTCTTTTTCACAGACAAGTAATTCATCTCAGCTAGGTGGTAGTCCAGAATATCCTGCTAGCAGCAGACCCGTGCATTTGGACTCCTGGAAAAATCGCACATTCCAAAATGAAGACAAGACCAGCTGTCCTTTTCCAATGGCATATGCTGATGCTAGTAATGATATTTTAGTCaacactgaggaggaagaaacattGACTTTAACTCCATCCTCTATTACTCATTGTGCTGACAACAGTTTACCAAGATATAGTCTTTCAGTGACATCTTTTGAAGATCCTGTGATATTATCCaa gattaGGCAGAACTTAAGGGAAAAACATGCTCGACACATAGCTGATCTACGAGCTTACTATGATGCCGAGATACATAGCTTAAAACAGCAGCTAGAGGCAAGCCATAAAACTGCTTCCTCTGAAGATTTGAAGAAAATCAATCAAAATCTTGCTGACAG gtgTGACCAGTTAGATGCAGCTCTGAATGAAGCAAGTGTTCGCATGAGAGCCCTTGAAAATAACAATAATATGCTAGAAAAGCAAGTG acAGATTGGAGAGAACGCTTTTATGCAGTCAGTAGTACTTCCAAAGTTTTGCAAGAACGTATCGAAGAAATGCGCACAAGTAATAAAGAGAAGGATAACACTATAAGTCGACTAAAATCAAGGCTTAAAGATCTAGAGGAAGCATTTGAAAAAGCTTACAAATTGTCTGATAATAAAGATACAAggctaaaagaagaaaataaaatgtttcagaat ctTTTAGGAGAATATGACTCCCTTGGAAAAGAACATGAAAGAGTAAAG GATACGTTAAATGCAACTGAAAACAAATTGCTTGATGCAAACACCCAGATCTCTGATTTGAAAAG AACAATTTCAAAACTTGAAGCTCAGCTTAAGCAGGTAGAACATGAAAATACGTTGAAACTTCGTCATATTACTGAAAGTCGTTTAGGAACCTCTTGTGCCAA CAAGGTGGTAACTCCTGATGTGAGCAGGCGGAAGTGGTTGATACCAGGAGCGGAGTATTCAATCTTCACTGGCCAGCCTTTGGAAATCCAGGAAAGCCCCAAAGACAACAGACTAGAAGAAACCTATATTCCTTCTAG GCACCATTCTCCTCCTGAAAAGGACCCTTCACAAGAAGACTCTTCAACAGGCACGAtagagaagaaggaaaatgagatgCCAGAAACACCAATGATTAAAGCGTTTAAAGAACTTGAAGGAAAAGCATTTAAAGATTGGGGtacacagacagaaaaagaagacaCATCAGcta aaacatCGAATCGACGTCAAACTGTTGGGTTTGATGAAACTTCTTTTGTTGCTAATCGGTCCCCAGAGAAAGCTAAAGAACAGCAAAGACCAAAACGATACAGCTCCCCTTGCGGTCAGAGGTCATCCTCTCTTCCCCCTTCAAACAGGAAATCAAACACTCCAA CAACAAGAGAGATAATGTTGGCCCCAGTGTCTGTGACATACAGCCCAAAACGATCTCCAAAAGAGAACCTCTCTCCTGGATTTAGTCATTTGCTtagcaaaaatgaaaacacagtgaCAAG ATTTGATATCCTTCTGGATGACCTGGAAACTGTTCCTACATCTACTGTACAGCATAGCAATCCAAGAAAAAGGCTCCAGTTTATCTCACTAGATGATGTAGAAG GAAGGCATCATTCAGGTGTCAGACAGAGCTCTTGTGCCGAATCCTTCAATAACGGAACGAAGAAAACGACAGCTTGGGATGAGAGGAGCGTAGCACAGAAATTATCTCCTTGCGAGAGAGACGTCAAGTACACAGCAAGGATTAAGACTCTGGCTGAAACAGAGCAACTTTTTGATGAGCTCACTCAGGAAAAGCAACAG ATTGAGGCTGCATTGAGTCGAATACCTTGTTCTGGGGGAAGAATGACCTTGCAAGCAAGACTAAATCAG GAAGCCCTGGAAGATCGCTTGGAAAGGATTAATAGAGATTTGGGATCGATACGCATGACTCTAAAAAGATTTCATGTTTTACGTACCTCTGCAAATCTCTGA